From a region of the Chitinophaga caseinilytica genome:
- a CDS encoding SGNH/GDSL hydrolase family protein, translating into MSTSIKNWLALGDSYTIGEGVPLFESFPYQALQLLRAAGMQVQAPEIVAKTGWTTGELIHHLQHNTRLLPAYDFVSLLIGVNNQYRGLPETEYAQEFEWLANRALELAGGGKIVVVSIPDWGVTPFAAGRDTDTICNQIDEFNGISREISGKLGIPYINITESYRLTGGRPESVVEDKLHPSGAVYAGWAEKVAAAFGNG; encoded by the coding sequence ATGAGTACTTCCATCAAAAACTGGCTCGCCCTTGGCGATTCGTACACTATCGGCGAAGGCGTTCCGCTGTTCGAGAGCTTTCCGTACCAGGCGCTCCAGCTCCTGCGCGCGGCCGGCATGCAGGTACAGGCGCCGGAGATCGTCGCGAAAACGGGGTGGACCACCGGTGAGTTGATCCATCACCTGCAACACAACACCCGGCTGCTGCCGGCGTACGATTTCGTGTCGCTGCTGATCGGGGTGAACAACCAGTACCGCGGGCTGCCGGAAACGGAATATGCGCAGGAATTCGAATGGCTGGCAAACCGGGCGCTGGAGCTTGCAGGCGGTGGAAAAATAGTGGTGGTGAGCATCCCGGATTGGGGCGTGACGCCCTTCGCCGCGGGGCGCGATACGGATACCATTTGCAACCAGATCGACGAGTTCAACGGCATCAGCCGCGAAATCAGCGGAAAACTGGGCATACCTTATATTAATATCACGGAAAGTTACCGGCTTACCGGCGGCCGGCCGGAAAGCGTGGTGGAAGACAAACTGCACCCTTCCGGGGCCGTGTACGCAGGGTGGGCGGAAAAAGTGGCCGCCGCCTTCGGGAATGGATAA
- a CDS encoding acetyl-CoA carboxylase carboxyltransferase subunit alpha, whose protein sequence is MQFLDFEKPIADLYEQLEKLRENGEKSGVDVSATVKEYEQKIIDTKQQVYNNLSSWQKVQLSRHPERPYTLEYIERMTENFVELHGDRNVKDDKAMVGGFAEIGGETAMFIGQQKGVNTKMRQIRNFGMANPEGYRKALRLMKLAERFNKPIITLIDTPGAYPGLEAEERGQGEAIARNLFEMVKLRVPVICVIIGEGASGGALGIGIGDRIFMLENSWYTVISPENCSTILWRSWNFKEKAAEELKLTSGYMSQFGLVDGVIPEPVGGAHSNHEEMAEILKKRLIETLAELKKIDPDTRIEQRIDKFSNMGFFEER, encoded by the coding sequence ATGCAATTTCTGGATTTTGAAAAGCCGATTGCGGATCTGTACGAACAACTGGAAAAACTGAGGGAAAACGGGGAGAAGTCCGGCGTGGACGTTTCCGCTACCGTGAAAGAGTACGAGCAGAAAATCATCGACACCAAGCAACAGGTCTATAACAATCTCTCCAGCTGGCAGAAAGTGCAGCTGAGCCGCCATCCCGAAAGGCCGTACACATTGGAGTACATCGAAAGAATGACGGAAAACTTCGTGGAGCTGCATGGCGACCGCAATGTGAAAGACGACAAGGCGATGGTTGGCGGATTTGCGGAAATCGGCGGTGAAACTGCGATGTTCATCGGCCAGCAGAAAGGCGTGAATACTAAGATGCGGCAGATCCGCAACTTCGGTATGGCCAACCCTGAAGGTTACCGCAAAGCCCTCCGGCTCATGAAGCTGGCGGAGCGTTTCAACAAGCCCATCATCACCCTCATCGATACCCCGGGCGCATATCCCGGCCTGGAAGCGGAAGAGCGCGGACAAGGCGAAGCGATCGCCCGTAACCTGTTCGAAATGGTGAAGCTCCGCGTTCCCGTGATCTGCGTGATCATCGGCGAAGGCGCATCCGGCGGCGCGCTGGGCATCGGCATCGGCGACCGTATCTTCATGCTCGAAAACAGCTGGTACACCGTAATCTCCCCCGAAAACTGCTCCACCATCCTCTGGAGAAGCTGGAATTTCAAGGAAAAAGCGGCGGAAGAGCTCAAGCTCACTTCCGGGTACATGAGCCAGTTCGGACTGGTAGACGGGGTGATCCCCGAACCCGTGGGCGGCGCACATTCCAACCACGAAGAAATGGCCGAGATCCTGAAGAAACGCCTCATCGAAACCCTGGCCGAATTGAAAAAGATCGACCCGGACACGCGCATCGAACAACGGATCGATAAATTTTCCAATATGGGCTTCTTCGAAGAACGTTGA